The Salvia miltiorrhiza cultivar Shanhuang (shh) chromosome 1, IMPLAD_Smil_shh, whole genome shotgun sequence genome has a window encoding:
- the LOC131006749 gene encoding uncharacterized protein LOC131006749, producing MHIDMEKAREFLEKLTSGEEADEVSRLTFPPHRPLAESSFYECFAGRGVRLALLQPDFISCSFKVPPRLLDRDGKLAMGAITTLVDLLGAAVAYQGQGDDSWNLSADMSISNLSTAKLDDELEIFARCLGRQGGYSGTHILIRNKATGEIVAEGRHSLFDAHSKL from the exons ATGCATATTGACATGGAGAAGGCGAGAGAGTTTCTGGAGAAACTGACGTCCGGCGAAGAAGCCGACGAGGTATCGCGACTCACCTTCCCTCCCCACCGGCCCCTCGCTGAGTCCAGCTTCTACGAGTGCTTCGCCGGCAGAGGCGTCCGCCTCGCCCTGCTCCAGCCGGATTTCATCTCTTGCTCTTTCAAAGTGCCGCCTCGTCTCCTG GATAGAGATGGGAAGCTTGCTATGGGTGCAATCACCACTTTAGTTGATCTTTTAGGGGCCGCGGTGGCGTACCAGGGCCAGGGGGATGACTCGTGGAATCTGTCAGCTGATATGTCCATCTCCAATCTCTCCACTGCGAAACTGGAT GACGAATTGGAAATTTTCGCGAGGTGTTTAGGTCGACAAGGTGGCTACTCCGGAACACACATACTCATTCGAAACAAAGCAACTGGGGAAATTGTTGCCGAAGGGCGACATTCATTATTTGATGCTCACAGCAAATTGTGA